GGGGAGCTCGGCGAACTCCAGCCTGCGGACGCGCTTGTACGGGGCGAGGACGGCCCGGGAGTGCTCGAACAGCACCTTGGCGGTGCCGGGTCCGGGCTCCCAGCCCTCGGCGAGGACGATGTACGCCTTCGGGATCGAGAGGCGCACCGGGTCGGGGGCGGGCACGACGGCCGCCTCGGCGACCGCCTCGTGTTCCAGCAGGGCGCTCTCCAGCTCGAACGGCGAGATCTTGTAGTCGGAGGACTTGAAGACGTCGTCGGCGCGGCCGATGTAGGTGATGTAGCCGTCCTCGTCCCGGGAGCCGATGTCCCCGGTGCGGTAGTAACCGCCGGCCATGGCCTGGGCGGTGCGTTCCGGGTCGCCGTGGTAGCCGGTCATCAGGCCGACGGGGGCGGTCGCCAGGTCGAGGGAGATCTCGCCCTCGGCGGCACCGGGTTCGCCCGTCACCGGGTCCAGGAGTTCGACCTTGTAACCGGGGCTGGGACGGCCCATGGAGCCCGTCTTCAGGGGCTGTCCCGGGGAGTTGGCGACCTGGACGGCGGTCTCGGTCTGTCCGAAGCCGTCCCGGATGGTGACGCCCCAGGCCCGCCGTACGGAGGTGATGACCTCCGGGTTGAGCGGCTCGCCCGCGGCGACGACCTCGCGGGGCGGTGTCCTCAGCTGGGAGAGGTCGGCCTGGATCAGCATCCGCCAGACGGTCGGCGGCGCGCAGAAACTGGTCACCCGCGAGCGGTCCATCTCGGCCATCAGCCGGGCCGCGTCGAAGCGGGTGTAGTTGAAGATGAAGACGGTGGCCTCGGCGTTCCACGGCGCGAACAGGTTCGACCAGGCGTGCTTGGCCCAGCCGGGCGAGGAGATGTTCAGATGGACGTCGCCGGGGCGCAGGCCGATCCAGTACATGGTGGAGAGGTGGCCCACGGGGTACGACACATGGGTGTGCTCGACCAGCTTGGGGCTGGCGGTCGTGCCCGAGGTGAAGTAGAGCATCAGGGGCTCGTCGGCGTCGGTCTCCCGCTCCGGCGTGAACGTCCGCGGCGCGTCGGCCGCCCCGGCGTAGGACGTCCAGCCCTCGACGTCGTCACCGACGCAGATCCGGGTGTAGCCGCCGGGCACCTCGTCGAACTTGGCGGCGTCGGCCGACCGTACGAGGACGTGGCGGACGGCGCCGCGCTCCACCCGGTCGCGGAGGTCGAGCGGGCCCAGCAGGGGGGTCGCGGGGATGACGACGGCACGCAGCTTCATCGCGGCGAGGGCGGTCTCCCACAGCTCGGCCTGGTTGCCGAGCATCACCAGGATCCGGTCCCCGGCCCGGACCCCCCGGGCGTGGAGCCAGTTCGCGGCCCGGTCGGACCGGGCGGACATCTCGGCGAAGGAGATCTCGGTGCGGGTGCCGTCCTCCTCGACGATGTGCAGGGCGGTGCGGTCGTTGTCCTCGGCGATGACGTCGAACCAGTCGAGCGCCCAGTTGAAGTGCTGCGGCCGGGGCCAGCGGAAGCCCTCCGCGGCGGCCGCGTAGTCCTCCCGGTGTTCGAGCAGGAAGTCCCGGGCCTTACGGAACTGCTCCGTCGCGCTGGTTGCCGACATGTGTCCTCCTTGGTGCGGACCGGCCTGTGGGCCGAGGCTTAACATCATGTGAACAGTGACCTGGATCTCACCACCCCCGGACGGGGGTACCACCGGGAGGGCGGGGCGGCGCCGTGGGCGAACCGGGCGAGGCGACGGAAGTACGGGCGGCGCTGCTGAGGCTGCGGCGCACGAGCGGGCTGCCGGTGGTCTTCGGAGGGCTGCTCTCCGACGCCCGCCACGCCCGCATCGCCGAGCTGAACGGCGCGCAGACCTCGGCGCTGCGCGGTCTGGTCATCGCGGCGGGCAGCGGGCTGGGCGGCAAGGCGATCGCCCTGTCCCGGCCGTGCGCGGTGACGGACTACGCGACGGCCCGGCACATCAGCCACGAGTACGACAGGGCGGTGGCGGCGGAGGGCCTGCGCTCGGTGGTCGCGGTACCGGTCGTCGTGCGCCGCAGGGTGCGCGGAGTGCTGTACGGGGCGCTGCGCGCGCCGTTCGCCCTGGGGGACCGCACGTTCGACGCGGCGGCGTCGGCGGCGCGTGACGTGGAGCAGGCGCTGGCCGTACGCGACGAGGCGCACCGGCTGCTGGCGGCCACCCGGGAAGAGGCGACGGGTGCGGCGGCGGGCGGCGGGGGCTGGGAGGACGTACGTGAGGCGCACCGCGAGCTGCGTGCGCTGGCGCCCAGGATCGCCGATGCCGCGCTGCGGGACGAACTGCTGGCGGTGTGCGGGCGGCTGGCGTCGGTGACGGGGGCCGCCCGGCCGGCCGGGACGGCGTCCGTACGGCTGGCACCGCGGGAGGTCGACGTGCTGGCCTGTGTGGCGTCGGGCGCCACGAACGCGGCGGCGGCCGGGCGGCTGGGGCTGCGCCCGGAGACGGTGAAGGCGTATCTGCGCTCCGCGATGCGGAAGCTGGGGGCGCACACCCGGCTGGAGGCGGTGGTGGCGGCCCGGCGGGCGGGCCTGCTGCCGTGAGGGACGGAGGGCGGCGGGCCGGGGCTCCGGGTCCGCCGCCCTGAGTGCACGTCACCCCTTGGCCACCCGGTACGGGTGCGTAACTGGAGGAAACCGGCGGATCCGACACTCGCGCCTGCCCGTGGTGCCACGGGTGCGGGCCTGTCCGCCCTCATGATGGTGCGGGTGATCAGTGTTCTGTTCGCCGTCCTGACCGCGCTCAGCAACGGCTCCGCGTCGGTCCTCCAGCGCAGGGCCGCCCAGAAGGTCCCCGACAGCGAGGCGATGCACCTGTCGCTGTTCGGGCATCTGCTGCGCCAGAAGGTGTGGCTGGCGGGTATCGGGCTGGTGATCGTCGCCGCCGTCTGCCAGGCGGTGGCGCTGGCCACCGGGCCGATCGCCGTGGTGCAGCCCATCTTCGTGATCGAGTTGCCGGCGACCCTGCTGATCGCCGGGTTCGTGTGGGGCGCCGGGGTCTCGCGCCAGGTGTGGGCCGGGGTGGCCGCGGTGACGGCCGGGCTGGCCGTCGGTATGGCGTCCGCCGCGCCGGTCGGCGGCCGTGAGGAGGTCTCCGACGGGACCTGGCTCTGGGCCCTGCTGGCGACCGGCGCCTTCGAGGTGGTGCTGATCGCCGCGGCGCGCGGCGCCCGGGGCGACGCGCGTGCCGCCCTGCTGGGTCTCGCGGCGGCCTGCGGGTACGCGCTGACCGCGGCGCTGATGAAGGACGCGGTGGCCCAGCTGGACCACGGGGGCGCCGCCGCGCTGCTGAAGGCCTGGCAGCTGTACGCCACCGCGGTCGCCGGGGTCGGCGCCCTGTTCCTCCTGCAGAACGCGTTGCAGGCGGGTTCGCTGGTGGCGGTGCAGCCGATGCTGACGCTGGGGGACGCCCTGATCAGCATCACCTACGGGGTGACGCTGTACGGCGAGCATGTGCGCACCGGGTGGTGGGTGCTGCCGCAGCTGGCCGGCCTGGCGCTGATCGCCTGCGGCTGTGTGGTGCTCGCCCGCTCCCCGCTGGCGTCCGGGGCGCCGGAACCCGCGCCCCGGGTCAGATGACCGGCCCGTACGGACACGGGCCGGGCGTCCGGCCCGGACCCGGCCCGGCGGCACGGCACGCCCCGGTCCGGGCCAGGGCGGGGCGGGACGGCACGGACCGGAGGGCCCGGGTCAGGGACGCCCTTCCGCCGGTACCTCCTCGCCGGGCGCCACCGGGCCCGGTGGTGTGCCGTCGCCGAACGGGCGGCCGCCGAGCTCCTCGCGGTGGTGCGGGGTCAGCCAGCCGGACAGGGCGGGGCCGAGCGGCACGATGCCGGTGGGGTTGATGCCGGTGTGCACCCGGTAGTAGTGCTGCTTGATGTGCCGGAAGTCGACGGTGTCGCCGAATCCGGGGGTCTGGTAGAGGTCACGGGCGTACGCCCACAGGACGGGGTCCTCGCTGATCTTGTTCCTGTTGCACTTGAAGTGGCCGTGGTAGACGGCGTCGAACCGCACCAGGGTGGTGAAGAGCCGGATGTCCGCCTCGGTGACGGTGTCCCCGACCAGGTAGCGCTGCCGGGTGAGCCGTTCGGAGACCAGGTCCAGGCGGCGGAACACATCGGCGTACGCGGCCTCGTACTCGCCCTGGCCGTCGGCGAACCCGGCGCGGTAGACGCCGTTGTTGACGTCCCGGTAGATGCCCTCCATCACCTCGTCGATCTCGGCGCGGAGGTGTTCGGGGTAGAGGTCGGGGGCGCCGGGGCGGTGCAGCGCCGTCCACTCGGTGGCGAGGTCCAGGGTGATCTGCTGGTAGTCGTTGGTGACCAGGGTGCGGGTGGGGATGTCGACGATCGCGGGCACGCTGACCCCGCCGGGGTAGCCGTGCTCGCGTGCGTCGTACGCCTCGCTGAGGTAGCGGATGCCGAGCACCGGGTCCCGGCCGCCCTCGTCGAGGGTGAAGCGCCAGCTGCGGTCGTCCTGGAGGGGGTCGGCGACGGCGAGGGAGAGGGCGCTCTCCAGGCCGAGGAGCCTGCGGGAGACCAGGGCGCGGCTCGCCCAGGGGCAGGCACGGCTGACGACGAGGCGGTAGCGTCCGGCCTCGACGGGACGGCCCTCACGGCCGTCGGCGGTGATCCGGTCGGCGAAGTGGCTGCGGGACCGTTCGAAGGGCTTGTGGCCGTACGAGGCGTTCCCGTTCGGGTCGTGTACGGCCGGGTCCCGGTCGTCGGGGGCGTTGCCGGGGGTGTCGTTCATCGGGTGCTCCTCGTCGGGCCGGGGGTTCCGGCGTTTTCCTGGGGGCCGCCGTCCCGTCCCCGGCCGCCGGCCACGACGTCGGCGAGGGCGACGGCGAGGGCGGCGACGACGAACGCGACGGAGACGATCAGCCCGTGGTCGTAGGCGTCGGCCCAGGCGTCGCGGCCGAGCCCGGCGAAGAAGACGGAACCGGCGGCGGCGATACCGATGGCCGAGCCGACCCGCTGGCTGGTCTGGAGGGTGCCTCCCGCGCTGCCCGCGTTGCGCACCGGCACCTCGGACAGGGTGAGGGTCTGGTTCGGGGCGATGACCAGTCCGCTGCCCAGTCCGGCGAGGAGCAGCGGGGCCGCCATCGCGAGGCCGGCGCCCCGGCCCGGCACCAGGTGGGCGGCCAGGGCGGTGAGCCCGAGTCCGGCTGCCACCATGACGAGTCCCACGACGATGAGCGGCCGTCCGAAGCGGTGGACGAGCCGCCCGCCGACGCTCGCGGACCCGCCGGCGCCGAGGGCGAACGGGGTGATGGCGAGCCCGGCCTCCAGGGCGCTGTAGTGGAGGCCGGACTGGAGGTAGAGCGTGGTGATGAAGAAGATCGAGGTGAAACCGGCGAAGTACAGCAGGATCATCAGGGAGCCGAGCCAGAAGGCGCGGATCCTGAAGAGCGCGAGGTCCAGGACCGGCTGCACGCTCCGCCGTGAGCAGCGCGACTCCCAGAGCGTGAACGCGGTGAGCAGCAGTACGGCCACGGGCACGAGCAGCCATTTGGTGTTCCCGGTCCACTGCTGGGCCTGGACGAAGGGCAGCAGCAGGGCGAGCACGCCGCTGCCGAGCAGCAGGACGCCGAAGGGGTCCAGGTCCCGGGGGCGGACCCGGCCGGCCGAGGGGGTGTCGGGGAGCAGCCGGTGGGCCAGCACCAGGCAGAGGACGCCGATGGGGAGGTTGACGTAGAAGACCCAGCGCCATCCTTCGGCGGGCCCGGCGGCCTGGATCAGCAGTCCGCCCAGCAGGGGTCCGACGGCGGTGGAGATCCCGACCACCGTGCCGAACATGCCGAAGGCGCGGCCTCGTTCACGGCCGGAGAACATCTGCTGGATCAGCGCGGAGATCTGCGGGGAGAGCAGCCCGCCGGCCGCGCCCTGGATCAGCCGGGCGACGACGAGCCAGGTGCTGGACTGGGCGGCCCCGCAGGCCGCTGAGGACAGGGTGAACAGGGTCAGTCCCGTCATGAACACCGCACGGCGCCCCCGGGCGTCCCCCAGCCTGCCGCCGGGGATGAGGACCAGTCCGAAGGCGAGCGCGTAGCCGGACAGCACCCACTGGAGGTCGGATTCCGGGGTGTCGAGCCCCTCCTTGATGGAGGGCAGCGCCACATTGACGATGGACACGTCCAGCAGGGTCATGAACCCCGCGACCAGGCAGACGCCGAGGGCACGCCAGCGGTGTGGGTCCGACGGGCCGGGTCCGGACGTGCCCGTGCCACGGTGCTCCGCACTCTCAGCCATGATCCGCACCTTAAGGGCTCGGCCGCGCTCCCCCGTGGATCAGCGCGGCGCTCGACAGGGTGGCGGGCCAGGACGCCCGGACCAGGACGATCCGCGCGTATCCGGCTGCCGCGGCCCGCCTACCCGCTGCCCGGGCCGTGAACCGTCGGTCCGGCGGCCGCCCCGGGGAGGGCGGGGAGCAGACGGGTACCGGCCGGTCACGGCGACTTCCCGCCTCCTCGGAGCGGTACCGCGTATGACGCCCTGTCAGGGGTATCCGTCACCCATGACTGTCGGGAAGACGAGTGTTCTGGTCCTGGACTGCGCCGAGCCCATGGAGCTCGCGGAGTTCTACGCCGCCCTGCTGGACGCCGAGGCGCACATCGGCCGCGACCCCGACTTCGTCGAGGTCGTCGGCAACGCCGGTGTCCATCTGGCGATCCGCCGCGATCACGGGTACGCGCCGCCGAGCTGGCCGCGTCCCGAGGACTCCCAGCAGGCCCATCTGCGCATCCTGGTGGACCGGGGGGACATGGACGAGGCCGAGCGGGAGGCGGTGGGCCTGGGCGCCCGGCCGGTGGACGCGAGGGACAACAACGGCCCGCGGGACGTCCGTGTCTACTCGGACCCCGCCGGGCACTCCTTCTCGCTGGCGGTCCGTCCCTGACGGCGGGGGCCTGCGCGATCCCGGCCCCCGCCCACCGGGGAGCGGGCCGTCAGGTCCCGCCCGGGAGCGGACCGTCAGGGCCTCTCCCGGCGGACGGGGAGCAGCCCCTCTCCCCGGGAGCGGTGCCGGCCGCCGGCGTCCCCGGAGTGTCACCGCGCGCGTGCGCTCACTCCCCCGGGGACGGTTCGCACAGACAAGCGACGAGGTGTTGCCAGGATTTAACCTCGTGATGCCTTGTCACCCGCGGTCTACGCGCATAGTTTTTGCCCCCTCACTTACCTACTTGGGGGCTGTTCCCGTGCACATAGCCAGATCCGGCTCCGCCCTGCTGGCCGGCGCCGTCGCCGTGACCCTGTCGGTGACCGCGCTTCCCGCCGCCTCCGCGGCTCCGTCGTCGACCGCCGTGATCTCCGAGGTGTACGGCGGGGGCGGCAACTCCGGCGCGACGCTCACCCGCGACTTCGTCGAGCTGGCCAACGCCTCGTCGGGCCCGTTCGCCCTGTCCGGCCTCAGCGTCCAGTACCTGCCGGGCGCCCCCTCGGCCGGTTCGCTCTGGCAGGTCACCCCGCTGTCCGGTTCCCTCGCGGCGGGCGGCCGCTACCTCGTCGCGCAGGCGGCCGGCACCGGCGGGACGGTGGCCCTGCCCACCGCCGACGCCACCGGCACCACTGCCATGTCCGCGACGAGCGGCACGGTGGCGCTGGTCTCCGGCACCACCCCGCTGACCTGCAGGACCGCCGCCGACTGCGCGGCCGACACCCGGATCGTCGACCTGGTGGGCTACGGCTCGGCCGTCGTACGCGAGGGCAGCGGTCCGGTGGCCGGGGCCTCCGCCACCGCCTCCGTGTCCCGTGGCGCCTCCCTGGCGGACACCGACGACAACGCCGCCGACCTGACCGCGGGCGTCCCGGCCCCGGTCAACGCGGCGGGCGAGACCTCCGGCGGTTCCGGTCCGGGCGAGCCCGAGGGGCCGACGGAGCCCGGCACCGTACGCGTGCACGACATCCAGGGCACGACCCGTGTCTCCCCGCTCGTGGGCCTGCCGGTGACCGGCGTCCCGGGCGTCGTCACCGGCGTACGCACCAGCGGTTCGCGGGGCTTCTGGATCCAGGACACCGCCCCGGACGCCGATCCCCGCACCTCCGAGGGCCTGTTCGTCTACACCGGCTCCACCGCGCCCACCGTCGCGGTGGGCGACTCGGTGCTGGTCAGCGGCAAGGTCGCCGAGTACTACCCGGCGGCCGGAACCCAGTCGCTGACCCAGCTGACCGGCCCGCTCACCACCGTGCTGTCCTCGGGCAACGCCCTGCCCGCGCCGGTGGTCCTCGACGCCCGCTCGGTCCCCGGCGCGTACGTGCCGACGGCGGGCGGCGGCTCGATCGACGCGCTGCCGCTGGAACCGGGCACCTACGCCCTCGACCTGTACGAGTCGCTGGAGGGCGCCCGGGTCACGATGTCCGACACCCGCGTCACCGGCGCGACGACGGCGTACGACGAGGTCTGGGTCACCGTCAAGCCGCAGGAGAACCCCACCCGGCGCGGCGGCACGCTCTACCGGTCCTACCAGGACCAGAACACCGGCCGGCTCAAGGTGATGTCCCTGGACGCCGCCCGGCCCGTCCCGGAGGCGAACGTCGGTGACGTGATCTCCGGCACCACCACGGGGGTCGTCGACTACGCCTCGTACGGCGGTTACAACGTGCAGGCCACCGAGCTCGGCACCCGTGTGGACAAGGGTCTGCGCCGCGAGGTCACCCGGAAGCAGAAGAAGAACGAACTGGCCGTCGCCACCTACAACGTGGAGAACCTCGACGCGCACGACGACCAGGCGAAGTTCGACACGCTCGCCGAGGGCGTCGCGGTGAACCTGGCCTCGCCCGACATCGTGTCGCTGGAGGAGATCCAGGACGACAACGGAGCGGTGAACGACGGCACCGTCGGCTCCGAGGCGACGCTGAAGCGGTTCACCGACGCGGTCGTCGCGGCGGGCGGCCCGCGCTACGACTGGCGTTACGTCGCCCCCGAGGACGGCAAGGACGGCGGCGAGCCCGGCGGCAACATCCGCAACGTCTTCCTCTTCGACCCGGAGCGGGTCGACTTCGTGGACCGCGCGGGCGGCGACGCCACCACCGCCGTCCGGGCCGTACGGACGAAGAAGGGCGCCGCCCTCTCGGTCTCCCCCGGCCGGATCAACCCGCTGAGCACGGCCTGGAACTCCAGCCGCAAGCCGCTGGCCGGCGAGTTCCGCTTCCGCGGCAAGCCGGTCTTCGTGATCGGCAACCACTTCGCGTCCAAGGGTGGCGACCAGCCGCTGCACGGCCGCTACCAGGAGCCCGTCCGCGGCTCGGAGACCCAGCGCGTACAGCAGGCGACGGAGGTCAACACCTTCGTCACCTCGCTGCTGAAGGCGGACAGGTCGGCCCGCGTGGTCGTCCTCGGGGACCTCAACGACTTCGCGTTCTCCCCGGCCGTGTCCGCGCTGACCGGCGGCGAGGTGCTCAAGCCGCTGATCACGACGCTGCCCGTGGGCGAGCAGTACAGCTATGTGTACGACGGCAACTCGCAGACGCTGGACCACATCCTGACCAGCCCCGCCGTCCGCCGCTTCGACTACGACGTGGTGCACATCAACGCGGAGTTCGCCGACCAGGCGAGCGACCACGACCCGCAGGTGGTGCGCATCAAGTGACCGTACGGGGGCGGCTCCCGCACCGGGTCCCGCCCCCGTGCCCCGTCAGCCGTGCCCGGCGGAGTGGACGGCCCGGCCGCCGGGGGCCTGGCGCGGGAGGCCGGGGCGGGCGGGTGCGCTCCCGGGCTCCCGCCCGGTGAAGAAGCCGGTGACGAGCGCGGCCACCTCCTCGGAGCGCTCCAGGATCACCCAGTGGTCCGAATCCGGGATCGTCAGGAAGCGGCTGCCCTCGATCGTCCCGGCGAACTCCCGCTGGCGCCCGGGAGAGGTCACCGTGTCGTGCTCCCCCGCGAAGACCAGCGCCGGCACGCCCGACAGCCCGCCGGAGAAGTCCGGCCGGTCGCCGAGTGCCCGGTGCAGGGACTCGGCGGTGTGCGGGGAACCGCTCCGGACCTCGTGCAGGAACGAGCGGCGCACATAGCGCCGGGCCAGTTCCCGGCGGTGGACGGGGCGTTCCGGGTCCAGGCACATCAGCCCGTCGGCCGCGAGTGCGGCGAACCCCTCCTCGTCCCCCGCCTCCAGCCGTGCCCTCGCCCGGTGCCAGTGCTCGCGCTGGACCTCACCGATGTGCACGGGCACGCCGCCGAGGACGAGCCGGGCGACGCGCTCCGGGGCCTGCCGGGCCCAGCCGAAGGCGATGGCCGCGCCGTAGGAGAAGCCGAACAGGTTGATCCGGGGCGCGCCGAGGTCGTCGGTGATCGCGGTGACCGCGTCCCGCAGCAGGGCGGCGCCCGGCCCGGGCGGCAGCGGGTCGGCCGTGCCCATGCCGGGCAGGTCGGCGGTGACCACGTCGGTGACGGGTCCCAGGTGCTCGTCCATCTGCGGCCAGCCGAACATGCCCTGGAGCGCGCCGCCGAGGACGAGGGCCGGCTCGGTGGCCGGAGCGCGGCCTCCGCGCTCGCACGGCAGGACGCGGTAGGCGAAGCGCAGCCCGTGGACCGTCAGGTGCCGGATGATCTCCTGTGCCATGGTGTTCCTCCCCTCGTCTCAGGCCCGGGTCAGCACGAGGGCCGCGTTGTGCCCGCCGAAGCCGAGCGAGGTCTTGACGGCGCAGTCGAACCGGCCGTGCCTGGCCTCCTTGCTCACCACGTCCACCACGATCGCCGGGTCCGGGGCGTCGAGGTTGGCGGTGGGCGGTACGAGCTGGTGCTGGAGCGCGAGGACGGTCAGGGCGGCCTCGATGCCCCCGGAGGCGCCCAGGGTGTGTCCCGTCATCGCCTTGGTCGAGGTGACCAGGGGGTCTTCGCCGAGGACGCGGTGCAGCATCGTCGCCTCGATCAGGTCGTTGGCGACGGTGGAGGTGCCGTGCGCGTTGACGTGCCCGACGTCGGACGTGTGGAGTCCGGCGTCCGCGAGCGCGGTGCGCAGCGCCCGTTCGATCCCGCGTCCGCCGGGGTCGGGGGCGACGGCGGAGTAGGCGTCGCTGGAGGCCCCGTAACCGGCGATGTGGGCCCGGACGGCGGCACCCCGGGCGCGGGCGTGTTCGGGCCGTTCCAGGACGAGGAGGCCGGCGCCCTCCCCGACGACGAAGCCGTCCCGGTGGGTGTCGAAGGGCCGGCAGGCCGCCCGGGGGTCGTCGCGGCGGGTGGAGACGGCCCGCATCTGGCAGGCGCTGGCGATCAGCAGCCGGGAGCGGACCGATTCGGCACCGCCCGCGACGACGATGTCGCACGCCCCGGAGCGCAGCATCTGGTGGGCCGTGCCGAGGGCGACGGTGCCCGAGGAACAGGCGGTGGAGACGGCGAGGCTCGGCCCGTGCACACCGAGGTCCGTGGCGACACTGCTGGCCGCGCTGTTGACGACGGTGAGGGGGGCCAGTTTCGGTGAGACGCGGCGCGCGCCGCGTTCGGTGAGGACGGTGTGCTGTTCGTCGTAGAAGGGCAGACCGCCGTGGGCGGAGCCGATGACCACGGCGACCCGCCCGCTGTCCCAGACCGACGGGTCGAGGCCCGCGTCGGCGACGGCCTCGCGGGCGGCGATCACCGCAAGCTGCGAGAAGCGGTCCATCAGCCTCCGGGCGGCGACACCGAGCACCGCTTCCGGGTCGGTGCCGGTCACGGTGTACATGAAGTCGCAGGGGAGGCCGGCGAGTTCATCGACCGGGTGGACCGAGGGGGCGGCGGCCGGGTCGCAGACCCCGCGCCAGGCCGCGTCGGTCCCCGCGCCGGCGGCGGTGACCAGGCCGATGCCGGTGACCGCGGCGGCGAACGGCGCGGGCCGGTCCGCCTCGCGTGCGTGCGGCACCCGGGCGGTCACGCGCCGGCCTTGCCGCAGACGGCCTCGACGAGCCGGCCGACGGTGTCGCGCGAGGTGAGGACGACGTCCTCCAGGTCCACGTCCAGCCGGTCCTCGATGAGCAGCCGGAGTTCCTCCAGGGCCAGGGAGTCCAGGCGGAGCTGGCGCAGGGGGACCTCGGGCCGGATGGCCTCGGGATCCGTACCGAACCTTGCGACGAGCAAGGCGTTGATCTCTTCCGAGGTACCCATCCGACAATGCTCCTGCGCTCTCGCACGCGGTGGCGCCGGCCGCGTGGGTGGGGGACGAGGCCATCGGGGGCGCCGGCTGCTCCGGAGCCACCCTTTATACGCCCTTGTGGGCGGGGCCCCGGTACGCGTTCCCCCGGGAGAAGTGCCGGGCGGCCAGACGTGCGATTCCCGCGCCGCGCGGCACCGTCGCGCGGCGTCCGCCCGTACACTCCGCGCTCATGACCTTCGAAACGGTTCAGGCCGGCCCGGGCCCGTCCGACGGGCCCGCCCTCTTCTCCGTCATGTCCACCATGCGCGCGATGCGCCGCCTCAAGCCGGACCCGGTCCCGGACGAGGTCGTGGACCGGCTCATACAGGCCGCCGTCTGGGGCCCCAGCGGCGGCAACATGCAGGCGTACGAGTACGTCGTGGTGACGGACCGACAGGTGATGGCCCGTCTGGCACCGCTCTGGAAGCGGTGCGTGGACGCCTATCTGGCGACGACCGGCAAGCATGCTCCCCAGGGCATGGACGGGGCCGCCTACGGGCGGATGGTGGCGGCCATCGAGTACCAGCGCGACCACTTCGCCGACACCCCCGTGCTGATCGTCCCCTGCTACCGCTTCCCCGAGGCCCGGTTCGACGAGGAGGGGCTCGGGGTGTACGCCGAGTCGCTCGGTCCGGCGGGCCTGGAGCGCATGGCGGCCACCGAGCAGCGCTTCCAGGCGCTGGCGGAGGGCTCCTGCGTCTACCCGGGGGTCCAGAACCTGCTGCTCGCGGCCCGCGCGCTGGGGCTGGCCGCCAACATCACCATCTGGCACCTGATGCTGGAGCAGGAGTGGAAGGAGGCCCTCGGCATCCCGGAGGACACGCACACCTTCGCGGCCGTCCCCGTGGGATGGCCGCTGGGCAGCTTCGGGCCGGTCCGCCGCCGCCCGGTCTCCGAGGTCGTCCACCGGAACCACTGGTGATCCCGGGGGCCGCACCGCCGCGCGGCGGGGCGGCCCCCGAGCCGCACCCGCCACTCCCCCGGAAATTGACAGAGCGTCAGTTTTCATCAACTCCATTGGAGTGAAAGGGAGTTGAACACACCGAACACATCATTGTCATGCGCTAATCACATCGATAGCCTGTGCGAGCGTCACGGCCCTCGGCCCACCCCAC
This DNA window, taken from Streptomyces nitrosporeus, encodes the following:
- a CDS encoding alpha/beta fold hydrolase: MAQEIIRHLTVHGLRFAYRVLPCERGGRAPATEPALVLGGALQGMFGWPQMDEHLGPVTDVVTADLPGMGTADPLPPGPGAALLRDAVTAITDDLGAPRINLFGFSYGAAIAFGWARQAPERVARLVLGGVPVHIGEVQREHWHRARARLEAGDEEGFAALAADGLMCLDPERPVHRRELARRYVRRSFLHEVRSGSPHTAESLHRALGDRPDFSGGLSGVPALVFAGEHDTVTSPGRQREFAGTIEGSRFLTIPDSDHWVILERSEEVAALVTGFFTGREPGSAPARPGLPRQAPGGRAVHSAGHG
- a CDS encoding beta-ketoacyl-[acyl-carrier-protein] synthase family protein, whose protein sequence is MTARVPHAREADRPAPFAAAVTGIGLVTAAGAGTDAAWRGVCDPAAAPSVHPVDELAGLPCDFMYTVTGTDPEAVLGVAARRLMDRFSQLAVIAAREAVADAGLDPSVWDSGRVAVVIGSAHGGLPFYDEQHTVLTERGARRVSPKLAPLTVVNSAASSVATDLGVHGPSLAVSTACSSGTVALGTAHQMLRSGACDIVVAGGAESVRSRLLIASACQMRAVSTRRDDPRAACRPFDTHRDGFVVGEGAGLLVLERPEHARARGAAVRAHIAGYGASSDAYSAVAPDPGGRGIERALRTALADAGLHTSDVGHVNAHGTSTVANDLIEATMLHRVLGEDPLVTSTKAMTGHTLGASGGIEAALTVLALQHQLVPPTANLDAPDPAIVVDVVSKEARHGRFDCAVKTSLGFGGHNAALVLTRA
- a CDS encoding acyl carrier protein; its protein translation is MGTSEEINALLVARFGTDPEAIRPEVPLRQLRLDSLALEELRLLIEDRLDVDLEDVVLTSRDTVGRLVEAVCGKAGA
- a CDS encoding endonuclease/exonuclease/phosphatase family protein → MHIARSGSALLAGAVAVTLSVTALPAASAAPSSTAVISEVYGGGGNSGATLTRDFVELANASSGPFALSGLSVQYLPGAPSAGSLWQVTPLSGSLAAGGRYLVAQAAGTGGTVALPTADATGTTAMSATSGTVALVSGTTPLTCRTAADCAADTRIVDLVGYGSAVVREGSGPVAGASATASVSRGASLADTDDNAADLTAGVPAPVNAAGETSGGSGPGEPEGPTEPGTVRVHDIQGTTRVSPLVGLPVTGVPGVVTGVRTSGSRGFWIQDTAPDADPRTSEGLFVYTGSTAPTVAVGDSVLVSGKVAEYYPAAGTQSLTQLTGPLTTVLSSGNALPAPVVLDARSVPGAYVPTAGGGSIDALPLEPGTYALDLYESLEGARVTMSDTRVTGATTAYDEVWVTVKPQENPTRRGGTLYRSYQDQNTGRLKVMSLDAARPVPEANVGDVISGTTTGVVDYASYGGYNVQATELGTRVDKGLRREVTRKQKKNELAVATYNVENLDAHDDQAKFDTLAEGVAVNLASPDIVSLEEIQDDNGAVNDGTVGSEATLKRFTDAVVAAGGPRYDWRYVAPEDGKDGGEPGGNIRNVFLFDPERVDFVDRAGGDATTAVRAVRTKKGAALSVSPGRINPLSTAWNSSRKPLAGEFRFRGKPVFVIGNHFASKGGDQPLHGRYQEPVRGSETQRVQQATEVNTFVTSLLKADRSARVVVLGDLNDFAFSPAVSALTGGEVLKPLITTLPVGEQYSYVYDGNSQTLDHILTSPAVRRFDYDVVHINAEFADQASDHDPQVVRIK
- a CDS encoding nitroreductase family protein, translated to MTFETVQAGPGPSDGPALFSVMSTMRAMRRLKPDPVPDEVVDRLIQAAVWGPSGGNMQAYEYVVVTDRQVMARLAPLWKRCVDAYLATTGKHAPQGMDGAAYGRMVAAIEYQRDHFADTPVLIVPCYRFPEARFDEEGLGVYAESLGPAGLERMAATEQRFQALAEGSCVYPGVQNLLLAARALGLAANITIWHLMLEQEWKEALGIPEDTHTFAAVPVGWPLGSFGPVRRRPVSEVVHRNHW